In Sphaerisporangium krabiense, the DNA window GGCGATGCGCTCGGCGGTCGCCACGAACTCCAGCACGACCGGCAGTTGCCCGGTCATCCCCGACACCCGGGCCACCTGTCCGGCCCGGGTGGCCATCTCGGCGGCCAGGTCCGACTCGCCGAGAGCGCTGGCCGCGGCCGTCGCCCACAGGTACCCCGCCGCGTCCTCCAGCTCGCCGGTCCGGGCCAGTGCCCGCCGCAGCAGGCCCGGCCCGGCGTCGTCGCCGTCCATGGTCAGGCCGATCCCGGCCACCGCGTCGCGCAGGAACCCCTCGGGGTGCGCCGCCGCCCTGCGGCCGAGCGCGGCGACGGCGGCGGTGTCGCCGACGTACGCGGCCGCCTCCGAGGCGTCGGCCAGCATGTCCATGCCGTCGCCCGCCGCGAGGATCCGCACGGCCTCGGCGGCGTTGCCCGAGTTCAGCGCGAACCGGCCCCGGAGCTGGGCGATCTCCAGGGCGAGGGCGGCGTCCGCGCCGCCCCGTTCGCGCGCCTCGGCCAGCAGGGACTCCGCCTGTCCCGGCCGGCCGCCGAGCCAGGCCGCGACGGCGGCGTCCTTCAGGCGGACGGCGCGGGCGCGCGGCTCGGGCGTCAGCTCGGCCGCCCTGGCCAGTGCCGTGGCGGCGGCGCCGTACCCGCCGCGGTCGCGCGCCCGCTCCGCGGCGGCCACCAGCGCGGCGGCGACCCGCTCGTCCTGCCCCAGGGCGGCGGCGGCCAGGTGCCAGGCGCGGCGGTCGTCCGCGGTCAGCTCAGCCAGGACGGCGTGTACCCGCCGGACGTCGGCGGGCGCGGCCGCCTCGTGGATCGCGGATCGGACGAGCGGATGACGAAAACGCACGCTCGTACCGCACACCTCGGCGAGCCCGGACTCCTCCAACTCCCCCAACGCCACCCGCCCTGCTCCGGCCTCCGCCCCGAACCCGGCCTCGGTCCCGGGTCCGTAGGAGACCGCTCGATCCGCGTCCGCGCCAGGAGGTGCCGGTCGGCCGGCGAGCAGCCGGTCGGTGGCGTGGAGGATCAGGTCGAGATCGGCCTCGACCGCGGCGACCAGGGCGACCTGCCGGACAGGGGCCGGCAGCTCGGCGACCCGATCGCCGAAGAGCCGGGCGCCGCCGGGCAGCGGGTCGGGGAGCGGGTCGCGCCCGGCGAGCTGCGCGGGCGTCAGGCGGGCGGCGATCTCGCGCAGGGCGAGCGGGTTGGCGCCGGTCAGCGTGACGAGCTCCCGTCTCACCCGGGCGTGCAGCCCGCCGTGGCGGGACTCCAGCAGCTCGGCCGCGGCGGGCTCGGGCAGGCCGCGCACGTCCACCGTCAGCGGCACGCCCTTGACCGGGGCGTCCCCGCGCACGGCGAGCAGCATCGCGACGCGTTCGGTCCCGAGCCGCCTGGCGGCGAACAGCAGCGCGTCGGCCGAGGCCCGGTCGACCCACTGGAAGTCGTCGACCACGCAGATCAGCCCGTCCGGCGTGGCGGCCTCGGCCAGCAGCGAGAGCACGCCGGCCCCCAGCAGGAACCGATCGCCCGCGCCGCCGGCCGCGAGCCCCAGGGCGGCGCGCACGGCGGCGCGCTGCGGCTCGGGCAGCGCGCCGAGCGCGCCGGTCACCGGCCACAGCACCTGGTGCAGCGCCGCGAACGCGAGGTCCGACTCGGACTCGACGCCGGTGGTCCGCAGGACCCGCATCGCGCCGCCGCGCGCCGCCGCCGCGTCGAGCAGCGCGGTCTTGCCCGTCCCCGCCTCGCCCCGCAACACCACCGCGCCGCCGGAGCCGTCGCGAGCCCCCGCGATCACCTCGTCGAGCGCGCCGACCTCCGCGGACCTTCCGTAGAGCACGGACACCCACTGTAGGCGCGCCGCCGAGGGATGCGCGACAAGCCTCAGGACCGCCCCTGACCTGGCACCTCGCGGACGTAGTCGTCCAGCGGCTTCAGCGGCGGCTGGGAGGACGGGTCCTGGACGGCGGCCGCGCCCACGGCGCACGCCGCCGCGAGCGCCTGGTCGTAGGGCAGGCCGCGGCCGAGGGCCAGGACCAGCGCGGCGGTGAACGCGTCGCCCGCTCCGACGCTGTTCACCGCGCTCACCCGCGGGGACGCGGCGCGGGCCACCTCGGCGCCGTGGTCGAGCAGCGCCGCGCCGCGGGCGCCGAAGGTGACGGCCACGAGCCGTCCTCTCCGCAGCGACGGCATCGCCTCGTACTCCGACTGGTTGACGATGACCAGGTCCGCGCGCGCCAGCAGTTCCTCCGGCAGGGTCGTCGCGGGCGAGGCGTTGAGCGCGAAGAAGCCCCGCGCCCTCTCCGCGAGGTCGAGCACGACGCGCATGTCGATCTCGAGCTGGGTGAGGACGGCCTCGCCGGGGCCGAACTCCACCCCCGCGAGATCGATGCGCGCGTTCGCGCCCGGGCAGACCGCGATCTGGTTCTCGCCCGACTCCTCCACCATGATCAGCGCGGTTCCGGTGGGCTCGGCGACGGTCCGGACCCGCGAGACGTCCACCCCGATGCCGGCCATCCGCCCGAGCAGGCCCCGGCCCTCGTCGTCGGCGCCCACGGCGCCGACGAACCGGACCGTCCCCCCGAGCCGGGCCGCCGCCACGGCCTGGTTCGCGCCCTTGCCGCCCGGGTGCCGCGACAGCACGCCGCCGCCCGCGGTGACCCCCGGCGCGGGCAGCTCCGGCACCCGGGCGACCAGGTCGACGTTGGCACTTCCCACGACGGTCAGCGTGTCGCGCATTCTCGGCTCCCTTGCCGGTCGGCCGTTCCTACAGGGCGAGCAGTCGTTCCATCAGGATCGGGGCCAGGGGCTGCGTCGTCGACAGGACCACGCGGCTGCGGACGCCCGGCTGCTCCGGATAGTCCCGCCACTGGCCGCGCAGGTCGCAGATCGTCTGCCCGCGCCCCGGCCCGTGGGTGTCGTCGATGGTGACGGACACGCGCGGCGCGAGGAGCGGCTCGACGCAGCCGATCGCCAGGGCCGCCGCCAGCGGGTCGTGCAGGGCGGCGCAGCGCAGGCCGTACACCGACACGTAGAAGTCGAAGTAGCGGTTGAGGATCAGGCCCAGCGTCCGGGCGACGGGCCGCCCGGACTCCTCCAGCCGCCGCCGGTCGTCCTCGGTGAGCCGGTTGACCAGCGTGACGTCCAAGGGGACGAGCGTGATGTCCCACGGCGCGGCGAACACGCGCCGGGCGGCCTCGGGGTCGTTGCCGATGTTCGCCTCGGCCACCGCCGTGATGTTGCCCGGGCTGCGCGCCGCGCCGCCCATGACGGTCACGCTCGCGACCCGCTCGGGCAACGTGCCGTCCAGCTCAAGGGCAGTGGCCAGGTTGGTGAGCGGGCCGACCGCCACGACGTGGAGCCGGCCGGCGTGGGTGTGGGAGAGCCCGATCAGCAGTTCGGCCGCGCTCTCCGCCGCCGGGCTCTCCCCCGAGGCGGGCAGCAGGACGTCGCCGAGCCCGTTCGCGCCGTGGATGTGCGGCACGGGGACGCTGGCGTTGCCCGCGCCGACCGCCACGGGAACCCCGGCCCGCCCGGCGAGGGCCAGCAGGGCGAGGGTGTTGGCGGCGGCCTGCTCGGCGCCGGTGTTCCCGCTCACCGTGCCGACCCCCACCAGGTCCGCTTCGGGGCTGGCCAGCAGCAGGGCGAGCGCGAGCGCGTCGTCGACGCCGGTGTCGCAGTCGAGGTAGACGGGCGTCGGCCGCGCCGAGGGCGTCACGACGTCCTTCCCGACCCGGGCGCCGCGCCGACGGTGAGGGCGCCGGAGCGGGCGACGATCTTCCCGCGCTTCATGACGAGCGTCCGCTGCGGCGGCGCCACGACGATCTCGCCGATCGCCTCGCCGGGCAGGACGACGAGGTCGGCGACGTCCCCGGCCTTGAGGTCGCACGCCTCGAAGCCGAGCGCCTGACGGCCGAGGGTCGTGCCCATGGTGACCGCGAACTCCAGGTCCTCGTCCCTGCGCCAGTAGCACTTGTAGGCCAT includes these proteins:
- a CDS encoding nucleoside hydrolase, translating into MTPSARPTPVYLDCDTGVDDALALALLLASPEADLVGVGTVSGNTGAEQAAANTLALLALAGRAGVPVAVGAGNASVPVPHIHGANGLGDVLLPASGESPAAESAAELLIGLSHTHAGRLHVVAVGPLTNLATALELDGTLPERVASVTVMGGAARSPGNITAVAEANIGNDPEAARRVFAAPWDITLVPLDVTLVNRLTEDDRRRLEESGRPVARTLGLILNRYFDFYVSVYGLRCAALHDPLAAALAIGCVEPLLAPRVSVTIDDTHGPGRGQTICDLRGQWRDYPEQPGVRSRVVLSTTQPLAPILMERLLAL
- a CDS encoding ribokinase, which translates into the protein MRDTLTVVGSANVDLVARVPELPAPGVTAGGGVLSRHPGGKGANQAVAAARLGGTVRFVGAVGADDEGRGLLGRMAGIGVDVSRVRTVAEPTGTALIMVEESGENQIAVCPGANARIDLAGVEFGPGEAVLTQLEIDMRVVLDLAERARGFFALNASPATTLPEELLARADLVIVNQSEYEAMPSLRRGRLVAVTFGARGAALLDHGAEVARAASPRVSAVNSVGAGDAFTAALVLALGRGLPYDQALAAACAVGAAAVQDPSSQPPLKPLDDYVREVPGQGRS
- a CDS encoding helix-turn-helix transcriptional regulator, whose product is MLYGRSAEVGALDEVIAGARDGSGGAVVLRGEAGTGKTALLDAAAARGGAMRVLRTTGVESESDLAFAALHQVLWPVTGALGALPEPQRAAVRAALGLAAGGAGDRFLLGAGVLSLLAEAATPDGLICVVDDFQWVDRASADALLFAARRLGTERVAMLLAVRGDAPVKGVPLTVDVRGLPEPAAAELLESRHGGLHARVRRELVTLTGANPLALREIAARLTPAQLAGRDPLPDPLPGGARLFGDRVAELPAPVRQVALVAAVEADLDLILHATDRLLAGRPAPPGADADRAVSYGPGTEAGFGAEAGAGRVALGELEESGLAEVCGTSVRFRHPLVRSAIHEAAAPADVRRVHAVLAELTADDRRAWHLAAAALGQDERVAAALVAAAERARDRGGYGAAATALARAAELTPEPRARAVRLKDAAVAAWLGGRPGQAESLLAEARERGGADAALALEIAQLRGRFALNSGNAAEAVRILAAGDGMDMLADASEAAAYVGDTAAVAALGRRAAAHPEGFLRDAVAGIGLTMDGDDAGPGLLRRALARTGELEDAAGYLWATAAASALGESDLAAEMATRAGQVARVSGMTGQLPVVLEFVATAERIAGRLARSEAISEEGLALAREAGYENTVAAHLANLAVVAALRGEEEPCERQAREALAIAIPHRVGLRAGVAAYALATLDLCLGRYAAARDRFTAIAAAGPGAGHPTVAWRAAPDHVEAAVGAGDEAGARAALEAYERWSAHAATPESRALLARCRGLAGSSDDALAEALRLHTNPFEAARTALLLGERLRRAQRPGEARAHLRTAWETFERAGARPWARRAREELRAAGETGQAPPAAVLDALTPQELRIAGLVADGLSSKQIAAQLFLSPRTVEYHLYKIYPKLGIGSRTDLARLVVLQKAPVT